GCTTCGGCGAGTACTACGGTTATGGCTTCCTGGTGGCCCCGCTCTTCTTCGTGCTGGCATGGCGGCGGATCGCCTTGATCCTGGAAAGCAAACCCGACCAGGCATCCGATGCTCCGCCATGGTGGCTCTGGGCCCTGCTTGCTCTGGTCCTGCTGGTTCTGGTCCCGCTACGCGTGATCGAGACCGGGGATGCCGGCTGGCGCCCGCCCTTCATCCTTCACGGTTTGCTGGTCACCGTGATTTCCCATTTCCTGCTCGCCCGCCAAGCTGGCTGGAAGGCCTCCTTTTCCCTGCTGCCGGTGACCATCTTCGCATGGTCCGCCGTGCCCTACCTGTGGCAGGTCGAGCAAGGCTTGATCCGGACGCTCACGGGAAATGTGATCGGGCTCACCCGTGAAATCTTCCTGCTCGAAGGACACCCGGTGGAGCAATTGGGCGAACGCCTGACCTTGGGACAGGAAGTGGTGGAAGTGACCGATGGCTGCAGCGGCATCCGCTCCGCCCAGAGCTTGGTAATGACCGCGCTGTTCTTCGGCGAGCTGCTCTGGCTCGCCTGGCCGAAGCGCCTGCTCCTGATCGGCGGGGCCCTGATGGTCGCCCTCGTCGGCAATACCGCGCGGGCCTACTACCTGGCCTCCACCCAGTTTTTCAATGGCAAGGCCGCGGCGGATGCCGCCCATGACGGGGCCGGCCACTTCGCCTTCGCCC
This portion of the Luteolibacter luteus genome encodes:
- a CDS encoding archaeosortase/exosortase family protein, with the translated sequence MPVPLIFVAVLWLHFFWSLVPEWRFGEYYGYGFLVAPLFFVLAWRRIALILESKPDQASDAPPWWLWALLALVLLVLVPLRVIETGDAGWRPPFILHGLLVTVISHFLLARQAGWKASFSLLPVTIFAWSAVPYLWQVEQGLIRTLTGNVIGLTREIFLLEGHPVEQLGERLTLGQEVVEVTDGCSGIRSAQSLVMTALFFGELLWLAWPKRLLLIGGALMVALVGNTARAYYLASTQFFNGKAAADAAHDGAGHFAFALSALALYGIAWAMLPRTKGRTVVRRVA